The following coding sequences are from one Paucidesulfovibrio gracilis DSM 16080 window:
- a CDS encoding sulfotransferase: MNASVTLHIGLHKTGTASLQKLVFPRCESLRFLCTDTPEFVPFQRYAGFSDPIYFDPNKARTMIDSLLDTRRPNLISNEGFSGPLHAGELEFGLDHRDAVLRNLSAAFPEARVILTLRRQDRLARSFYRQYVRSGGTRRADRYFGYAKGTTAQPLVSRNRFRFLPYVRRVEELFPQGLLLLTHEAMVRDPVHYLGRMSDFLGVSLPDLPPRKLNLSRLGPFGMECTRIMNHFFRSYLNPAGILPGLPMRRNNRLELVSPVALIHDRWPRPYRGNDPGLSGRLAARILEEMREDNQRLDEEYDLNLKEYGYY; encoded by the coding sequence ATGAACGCATCCGTCACCCTGCACATCGGTCTGCACAAAACCGGCACCGCCTCCCTGCAAAAGCTGGTCTTCCCCCGATGTGAAAGCCTGCGCTTTCTTTGCACGGACACCCCGGAATTCGTGCCCTTCCAGCGGTACGCCGGATTCAGCGACCCGATTTATTTTGATCCGAATAAAGCGCGGACAATGATCGATTCCCTCCTGGACACCCGTCGTCCCAACCTGATCAGCAATGAAGGCTTTTCCGGTCCCCTGCACGCCGGGGAACTGGAATTCGGCCTGGACCACCGGGACGCGGTGCTGCGCAATCTTTCCGCCGCCTTTCCGGAAGCCAGGGTCATTCTCACCCTGCGCCGCCAGGACCGGCTGGCCCGCAGCTTCTACCGGCAATATGTACGCAGCGGCGGCACCCGCCGGGCGGACCGCTACTTCGGCTATGCCAAAGGGACCACGGCCCAACCCCTGGTCAGCCGAAACCGTTTCCGCTTCCTGCCCTATGTCCGGCGGGTGGAGGAACTGTTTCCCCAAGGACTGCTCCTGCTCACCCATGAGGCAATGGTCCGCGACCCGGTCCACTACCTCGGGCGCATGTCCGACTTTCTCGGCGTCTCCCTGCCGGATCTGCCCCCGCGTAAGCTGAATCTTTCCCGCCTGGGACCATTCGGCATGGAATGCACCAGGATCATGAATCATTTTTTCCGCAGCTACCTGAATCCCGCAGGCATCCTTCCCGGCCTGCCCATGCGCCGCAACAACCGCCTGGAACTGGTCAGCCCCGTGGCCCTGATCCACGACCGCTGGCCCCGCCCTTACCGCGGCAATGACCCCGGACTCTCCGGCCGCCTGGCCGCACGCATCCTGGAAGAAATGCGGGAGGACAACCAGCGTCTGGATGAGGAATATGACCTGAACCTCAAGGAGTACGGGTACTATTGA
- the gmhB gene encoding D-glycero-beta-D-manno-heptose 1,7-bisphosphate 7-phosphatase — protein sequence MSDIVTQAVLLAGGRGTRLGELARELPKPALDVGGEPFVMHMVWNLARHGIRDVVVSCGHLADRLEQAMRSRPVPGTRVRFVREPSALGTGGGLRNCLPLLQESFFVLNADSLFDVNYPDLALHANGGAALALRRVPDVARFGAVQTRHGKVVSFAEKGRSGSGWINGGVYVLNREIVEALPDGPASLEHDLFPALAARSRLGAVPYDGFFIDIGIPEELERARQDVPAWRRKPALFLDRDGVLNVDHGYVHSREQWEWCRDAREAVKYANDRGMLVVVVTNQSGIGRGYYGLEEFQALMAWVNRELLRHGAHFDAVYHCPHHPSEAREEYLRRCSCRKPEPGMLLRAMEEWNIDPLHSAMIGDSPKDVQAAKRAGLSRAALYDPESQSLLDSVREVLA from the coding sequence ATGAGCGATATCGTCACGCAAGCGGTGTTGCTGGCCGGGGGCCGGGGAACCCGGCTGGGCGAATTGGCCCGGGAGCTGCCCAAGCCCGCGCTGGACGTGGGCGGTGAGCCGTTTGTCATGCATATGGTCTGGAATCTGGCCCGGCACGGAATTCGCGATGTGGTGGTGTCCTGCGGCCATTTGGCGGATCGGCTGGAGCAGGCCATGCGGTCCCGGCCTGTTCCCGGCACCCGGGTGCGCTTCGTGCGCGAACCCTCGGCGCTGGGGACGGGGGGTGGATTACGCAACTGTTTGCCCTTGTTGCAGGAATCTTTTTTTGTGCTCAACGCGGACAGCCTGTTCGACGTCAACTATCCGGATCTGGCACTGCATGCCAACGGCGGAGCGGCCCTGGCCTTGCGGCGCGTGCCGGACGTGGCCCGGTTCGGGGCGGTGCAGACCCGCCACGGCAAGGTGGTCTCCTTTGCGGAAAAGGGGCGTAGCGGGTCCGGGTGGATCAATGGCGGGGTGTATGTGTTGAACCGCGAAATTGTGGAAGCGTTGCCCGATGGTCCCGCTTCCCTGGAGCATGATCTTTTTCCGGCCTTGGCTGCCCGGTCCCGGCTTGGAGCAGTGCCGTACGATGGTTTTTTTATTGATATTGGGATTCCCGAGGAGTTGGAACGGGCCAGACAGGACGTTCCGGCCTGGCGACGCAAACCCGCGTTGTTTCTGGACCGGGACGGCGTGCTCAACGTGGACCACGGGTACGTGCACTCCCGGGAGCAGTGGGAGTGGTGCCGGGACGCGCGCGAAGCCGTGAAATATGCCAATGATCGGGGTATGCTCGTGGTGGTGGTCACCAACCAGTCGGGCATTGGCCGGGGGTATTACGGGCTGGAGGAATTCCAGGCGCTCATGGCGTGGGTCAACCGGGAGCTTCTGCGCCATGGCGCGCATTTCGACGCGGTGTACCATTGCCCGCATCATCCGAGCGAGGCCCGGGAAGAGTATCTCCGGCGCTGCTCCTGCCGCAAGCCCGAACCGGGAATGCTTTTGCGCGCCATGGAGGAATGGAATATTGATCCCCTGCATAGCGCCATGATCGGGGATTCGCCCAAGGACGTGCAGGCTGCAAAGCGGGCCGGGTTATCCCGTGCCGCGCTCTACGACCCGGAATCCCAGAGCCTGCTGGACAGCGTGCGCGAGGTGCTTGCCTGA
- a CDS encoding glycosyltransferase, translating to MRIRVLHLVNGEHYAGAERVQDHLAMALPEFGYEVHFACVKPVLFRERCFCPKELVHEVPMGSRFDLRGSRRVAELARRLDARLLHTHTPRSAMLGAATAVRTGLPRVHHIHSPTSRDTQTPLRNWINAVAERISVSGTRRFIAVSESLGHWAASWGIPQRRIVVVPNGVPRHPRPGAVRDADDPVLGVVALFRPRKGLECLLDALALVRESGVRATLRAVGRFETPEYESMIRERCVRLGLEDAVEWRGFQSDVPSELTHMDIFTLPSLYGEGMPMVLLEAMAAGLPGVVSDVEGVPEAARHEREALLVPPGNAQALARELVRLARDRDLRERMGRAALERHAEHFSERVMARRVAEVYDHVLQA from the coding sequence ATGCGTATTCGAGTTCTGCATTTGGTGAATGGCGAGCATTATGCCGGGGCCGAGCGGGTTCAGGACCATCTGGCCATGGCTCTGCCCGAGTTTGGGTATGAGGTGCATTTTGCCTGCGTCAAGCCGGTGTTGTTTCGGGAGCGCTGTTTTTGTCCCAAAGAGCTTGTCCACGAGGTACCCATGGGGTCGCGGTTTGATCTGCGCGGTTCGCGGCGTGTGGCCGAACTGGCCCGGCGGCTGGATGCGCGTTTGCTGCATACCCACACGCCCCGCAGCGCCATGCTCGGCGCGGCGACCGCCGTGCGGACCGGTCTGCCCCGGGTGCACCATATCCACAGCCCTACCTCGCGGGACACGCAAACCCCGCTTCGCAACTGGATCAATGCCGTGGCCGAACGTATCAGCGTGAGCGGGACACGGCGGTTCATCGCGGTATCCGAAAGTCTGGGACATTGGGCCGCGTCCTGGGGCATTCCCCAACGGCGCATCGTGGTGGTTCCTAACGGCGTACCTCGGCATCCCCGGCCTGGTGCGGTTCGGGATGCGGATGATCCGGTCCTGGGGGTAGTGGCTTTGTTTCGCCCGCGCAAGGGGCTGGAATGTCTGCTGGATGCTCTGGCCCTGGTTCGGGAGTCGGGCGTGCGCGCCACGTTGCGGGCCGTGGGACGGTTCGAGACTCCGGAATACGAGTCCATGATCCGGGAACGCTGCGTCCGTTTGGGTCTGGAGGATGCCGTGGAATGGCGGGGCTTTCAAAGCGATGTGCCGTCGGAATTGACGCACATGGATATTTTTACCCTGCCCAGTCTGTATGGCGAGGGCATGCCCATGGTGTTGTTGGAGGCCATGGCCGCCGGATTGCCCGGCGTGGTGTCCGACGTGGAAGGCGTTCCCGAGGCAGCGCGTCATGAGCGGGAAGCCCTGCTGGTGCCGCCCGGAAATGCCCAGGCGCTGGCCCGGGAATTGGTCCGGCTGGCCCGGGATCGGGATTTGCGCGAGCGCATGGGGCGGGCCGCCCTGGAGCGGCATGCCGAACATTTTTCAGAACGCGTCATGGCCCGCCGTGTGGCCGAGGTATACGACCATGTGCTCCAAGCCTGA
- a CDS encoding exopolyphosphatase — protein sequence MRLVTRADFDGLACAVLLSQAGLMDDLLFVHPKDVRDGRHSADSNDMVCGVPHIPGCGYWFNHHSSEISSLPDAPSFQGAVQPAPSCARLLWDHLGGEDRFGSVTGEMLRYVDKVESGDLNLTEILHPGGWVLLGFLLDPCTGLAGGKGFSTPHAQCLETLVHLVGSIPVAEILQQRDMAQRVKRYFASEASFRAMLLQKIVVRENVLILDARALDDPPPGNRFTMYSLYPECDASIEVRRAADQNETVITVSHSILNRTCVTDVGKLMLGFGGWGHPRTGTCHVPEPRTEDMLETLLQELRATQPPPSPDEEPDSAAQRTAKRRTARAKHKNTAAPSAESART from the coding sequence ATGCGACTCGTGACCCGTGCCGACTTTGACGGCCTGGCCTGCGCTGTGCTGCTCTCGCAGGCCGGTCTCATGGACGACCTGCTTTTCGTCCACCCCAAGGACGTGCGGGACGGTCGGCATTCCGCCGATTCCAACGACATGGTCTGCGGCGTGCCGCATATTCCCGGCTGCGGCTACTGGTTCAACCATCACAGCTCGGAAATTTCCAGCCTGCCTGACGCCCCTTCCTTTCAAGGTGCCGTGCAACCGGCTCCAAGCTGCGCCCGACTGCTCTGGGACCATCTCGGCGGCGAGGACCGCTTCGGGAGCGTCACCGGTGAAATGCTCCGCTACGTGGACAAAGTGGAATCCGGCGACCTGAATCTCACCGAAATATTGCACCCCGGAGGATGGGTGCTGCTGGGCTTTCTCCTGGATCCCTGCACCGGTCTGGCAGGCGGGAAAGGATTCTCCACGCCTCACGCCCAATGCCTGGAAACACTCGTGCATCTCGTCGGGTCCATACCCGTTGCGGAAATTCTGCAACAGCGCGACATGGCCCAACGCGTGAAGCGGTATTTTGCGTCCGAAGCATCCTTCCGGGCCATGCTGCTGCAAAAAATCGTGGTCCGCGAAAACGTGCTCATATTGGATGCACGGGCGCTTGACGATCCTCCTCCCGGCAATCGCTTCACCATGTATTCCCTGTACCCGGAATGCGACGCCTCCATTGAGGTGCGGCGTGCTGCGGACCAAAACGAAACCGTCATCACCGTGAGCCACTCCATCCTGAACCGCACCTGCGTCACGGATGTCGGGAAACTCATGCTCGGCTTCGGCGGCTGGGGCCACCCGCGCACAGGCACCTGCCATGTGCCGGAACCTCGGACAGAAGACATGCTGGAAACGCTCCTGCAAGAGCTACGTGCAACACAGCCGCCCCCCTCCCCAGACGAGGAGCCGGACTCCGCCGCACAGCGGACAGCCAAGAGACGCACCGCCCGCGCCAAGCACAAAAACACTGCCGCGCCATCGGCCGAGAGCGCCCGGACCTGA
- a CDS encoding GHMP family kinase ATP-binding protein — translation MPTYIRAKAPLRLGLGGGGTDIVDYSSRFGGAIINTTISRFAHATVEPLDDGTVEFQSMDRGRRFRYAAAERVEPGEGQRLLAGVYNRMVRDFAKRPLSFRLTTAVDAPPGSGLGSSSTLVVAIVGAFCEWLQLPLGPYEIAELAYDIERVDLGLAGGKQDQFAATFGGFNFMEFHREGSTLVNPLRVRQEIVSELEHNLLLLYTSVSRDSATIIEDQKRFVQENDPARLEALHGVKRVATEIKKHVLTGDLNGFGRVLRQGWESKKQSSDIISNPRLDRIFDDAFAAGALGGKISGAGGGGFMMLYCPGVSRYAVLDALASHDVRLAEYRFVDHGLLTWRRDEP, via the coding sequence ATGCCCACGTACATCCGCGCCAAAGCGCCTCTGCGTCTCGGGCTGGGCGGCGGCGGCACCGACATTGTGGACTATTCGTCCCGGTTTGGCGGCGCCATCATCAACACCACCATTTCCCGCTTTGCCCACGCCACCGTCGAACCCCTGGACGATGGTACCGTGGAATTCCAGAGCATGGACCGGGGCAGGCGGTTTCGGTATGCCGCGGCCGAACGCGTGGAACCCGGTGAAGGCCAACGCCTGTTGGCCGGGGTCTACAACCGCATGGTGCGCGACTTTGCCAAGCGCCCGTTGTCCTTTCGGCTGACCACGGCCGTGGACGCGCCTCCCGGATCCGGGCTGGGTTCGTCCTCCACGTTGGTGGTGGCCATTGTGGGAGCGTTTTGCGAGTGGCTGCAACTACCGTTGGGACCGTATGAAATTGCGGAACTGGCCTATGACATCGAGCGCGTGGACCTGGGGCTGGCCGGGGGCAAACAGGATCAGTTCGCGGCCACGTTCGGCGGATTCAACTTCATGGAATTTCACCGCGAAGGTTCCACGCTGGTGAACCCGTTGCGCGTGCGGCAGGAGATCGTCAGCGAACTGGAGCACAACCTGCTGCTGCTCTATACGTCCGTGAGCCGCGACTCCGCCACCATCATCGAGGATCAGAAACGATTTGTGCAGGAGAACGACCCGGCGCGGCTGGAAGCCCTGCACGGGGTCAAGCGCGTGGCAACGGAGATAAAAAAGCACGTGCTCACCGGGGATCTGAACGGATTCGGCCGGGTGCTTCGCCAGGGTTGGGAAAGCAAGAAACAGAGTTCGGATATCATCAGCAATCCCCGGCTTGACCGCATCTTTGACGACGCTTTTGCGGCCGGGGCGTTGGGCGGCAAGATTTCCGGCGCGGGCGGCGGCGGATTTATGATGCTCTACTGCCCGGGGGTGAGCCGGTACGCGGTGCTCGACGCCTTGGCATCTCACGACGTGCGGCTGGCGGAATACCGATTCGTGGACCACGGCTTGCTCACCTGGCGGCGGGACGAGCCGTAG
- a CDS encoding DnaJ family domain-containing protein: MLPLYTRAGAQYPAAMLEAFHLLAEERIRKAQKDGQFDNLEGAGRPLELEDDSMIPPDLRMAYKILKNADCLPPEMEEQKEIQRALDLLDDMQDEQERYRQIQKLNLLVSNLNARRGRDMSLERSDPYYQRLVEHISVRPRVGDAQDKHTTE; the protein is encoded by the coding sequence ATGCTTCCGCTTTACACCCGCGCCGGGGCGCAGTATCCTGCCGCCATGTTGGAAGCCTTTCATCTCCTGGCCGAAGAGCGCATCCGCAAGGCTCAAAAGGACGGTCAGTTCGACAACCTCGAAGGCGCGGGCCGCCCCCTGGAACTGGAAGACGACTCCATGATCCCCCCTGATCTGCGCATGGCCTACAAAATCCTGAAAAACGCGGATTGCCTGCCCCCGGAAATGGAAGAACAAAAAGAAATCCAACGCGCCCTGGATCTGCTCGACGACATGCAGGACGAACAAGAGCGCTACCGTCAAATTCAAAAACTCAATCTGCTGGTTTCCAACCTCAACGCACGTCGAGGCCGGGACATGAGCCTGGAACGTTCGGATCCGTATTATCAGCGGCTTGTGGAGCACATCTCCGTCCGCCCCCGCGTCGGGGACGCCCAGGACAAACACACCACAGAATAA
- a CDS encoding WecB/TagA/CpsF family glycosyltransferase — MCSKPEESVSVPTVNLFGLPLANLDRVQTLELCRTWLRAPRTGKGARYVAPTNVDTTVQAGTNPQLLAAYQAADLVPADGNPVVWASRILGQALPERVTGSDLIPALFAAADPADSLRVFLLGAAPGVAVRAAERIHARYPGTRVVDVDSPPFGFHLDPAENERLVRKVNASGADLLILGLGAPKQEIWIHAHAPRLNVKLAVCAGATIDFLAGEQRRAPRWMRVLALEWLHRMLSQPRRLVRRYARDAVAFPAMILRERRRLRNGRSQTETEQ; from the coding sequence ATGTGCTCCAAGCCTGAAGAATCTGTTTCCGTCCCGACCGTGAATCTGTTCGGCCTGCCCCTGGCCAACCTGGACCGTGTGCAGACCCTGGAGCTGTGCCGGACCTGGCTGCGTGCGCCCCGGACCGGCAAAGGAGCGCGCTATGTGGCCCCCACCAATGTGGATACCACGGTGCAGGCCGGGACGAATCCCCAGCTGTTGGCCGCGTATCAGGCTGCGGACCTGGTGCCCGCGGACGGCAATCCCGTGGTCTGGGCCTCCCGGATTTTGGGACAAGCCCTGCCGGAACGGGTCACGGGCAGCGATTTGATTCCGGCCTTGTTTGCGGCGGCCGATCCCGCGGATTCTTTGCGGGTATTTTTGCTGGGCGCGGCTCCGGGCGTGGCGGTCCGGGCGGCAGAGCGCATCCATGCACGCTATCCCGGCACACGGGTGGTGGACGTGGACAGCCCCCCGTTTGGTTTTCATCTGGATCCGGCGGAGAATGAACGTCTGGTGCGTAAGGTCAACGCCTCGGGCGCGGATCTGTTGATTCTGGGGCTTGGCGCGCCCAAGCAGGAAATTTGGATTCATGCCCATGCGCCGCGTTTGAACGTGAAGTTGGCGGTGTGCGCCGGGGCCACCATTGATTTTTTAGCCGGGGAGCAACGCCGTGCGCCGCGCTGGATGCGCGTTCTGGCTCTGGAATGGCTGCACCGCATGCTTTCCCAGCCCCGGCGGCTGGTGCGCCGCTATGCCCGGGATGCCGTGGCGTTCCCGGCCATGATCCTGCGGGAACGGCGGCGGCTCCGCAATGGGCGCTCGCAAACGGAAACCGAACAATGA
- a CDS encoding DMT family transporter gives MNTSTVKSDLLLLTTALIWGTAFVFQKTGMDHLGPFAFNGIRFVLGSLALTPLTLISLRRSAPVEYKPTPGLTTYLKGGMLAGGALFGGAALQQVGIVTTTAANAGFITGLYVILTPLMGLFFRQRPGWGTWVGGVLAVAGLYLLSVHGSMSISQGDLYVLVGAFFWTAHMLVIGWLAPKMNPIALAQAQFMVCGLLSMAVALPLEEIPLEGILGAADALLYCGLMSTGVAYTLQVVAQQEADPAHASIILSLEAVFAAVAGWFLLSEVLGLREISGCALMLCGMILSQLRP, from the coding sequence ATGAATACCTCCACCGTCAAATCCGACCTGCTTTTGCTGACCACCGCCCTGATCTGGGGAACCGCCTTTGTGTTCCAAAAAACCGGCATGGACCACCTCGGCCCTTTTGCCTTCAACGGCATCCGCTTTGTGCTCGGCTCTCTGGCTCTGACCCCCCTGACCCTGATTTCCCTGCGGCGATCCGCTCCCGTGGAATACAAACCCACGCCCGGCCTCACCACCTACCTCAAAGGCGGCATGCTGGCCGGGGGCGCGCTGTTCGGCGGCGCCGCGCTCCAGCAGGTGGGCATCGTCACCACCACGGCGGCCAATGCCGGATTCATCACCGGACTGTACGTGATCCTGACCCCGCTCATGGGCCTGTTCTTCAGGCAACGGCCCGGCTGGGGTACCTGGGTGGGCGGGGTGCTCGCCGTGGCCGGACTCTACCTGCTCTCCGTGCACGGCAGCATGTCCATCTCGCAGGGCGATCTCTACGTACTGGTGGGAGCGTTTTTCTGGACTGCGCACATGCTGGTCATCGGCTGGCTGGCACCCAAGATGAATCCCATCGCCCTGGCCCAGGCCCAATTCATGGTCTGCGGCCTGCTCAGCATGGCTGTGGCCCTGCCCCTGGAAGAGATTCCTTTGGAAGGCATCCTGGGCGCGGCAGACGCCCTGCTCTATTGTGGATTGATGTCCACCGGCGTGGCCTACACTCTCCAGGTGGTGGCCCAGCAAGAGGCCGACCCCGCGCACGCCTCCATCATCCTCAGCCTGGAAGCCGTGTTCGCGGCCGTGGCGGGCTGGTTTCTGCTCAGCGAGGTGCTCGGCCTGCGCGAAATTTCCGGCTGCGCGCTCATGCTCTGCGGCATGATCCTCTCCCAGCTGCGTCCCTGA
- a CDS encoding glycosyl hydrolase family 28-related protein has protein sequence MRKRQLGTVVRLAPLLAALAFLLATGDILSPRTCHADAVHMPPGVRLMPTVRAPFQDGPLALDAPVSDFQPELTRLGYLDVTLPPFLADPTGKTDTTKALQRAIDHARDHQLVCFFPSGIYRISDTLEATQQYYQRSNGQIMGARFFPCVLQGSADGPRPVIELAPFSPGFDRAADPKPMLHFRARKRTRHGVVPNQFSSNINFNQMLRGIDIRVGRGNGGAIGIQHGGAQGSGVQDCTIDVRNGFIGMREASGAGGGQYGITVLGGKIGLDFGLSEPVPTLVGTRLIGQERHALVYSGMNTLVAAGLEIESNARGPLIRSKAVRWGPQAGPMSIVDAAIRMPKGGTAIEAARPLYLKDVTIEGASVPVLHPDGVAFPEAAAGRLTIREYARGVLHPPFTMKERDMDPATNPVVRLQNPVYLPTLAALQNETPQASRQSVRDRIALPASLAAEAYAPPRDYRALLASRQAEIQPPVQHKQGPGLVSGSVMDRDLVAEHLWPPRVPPLEIPGIANVLDYGAKGDGRTDDTAAIQQAIDEHPDVFLPKGYFRLTRPLRLRPDTRLLGVSKNLSFLCVTGNEPGIVSTTGPKAMVVTADATQTSTEIENVGFYLPVEADRVAALSWRCGGQSLLKDILIFHHSLKGFDVNVKRFPQREQPLLLVEGHGGGAIYNYYHEDHIGQGPGYRHLLVRDTPGPLRFYQLDIEHAKGSWQSEIRHAGTVEIYGLKGEGHMPVLRAEDVRKLALYGTGGNAAAKPGTVLLSFENVDSLTLANVNFWPRLTANVFLGSRGYHPKDWSVFRDVAPDGTVRQSPPQAMPTLYRRP, from the coding sequence ATGCGTAAAAGGCAGTTGGGAACCGTTGTTCGGCTCGCGCCGCTTCTGGCGGCCCTGGCGTTTCTTCTGGCCACCGGAGATATCTTGTCTCCACGGACGTGCCATGCCGACGCCGTCCACATGCCCCCCGGCGTGCGGCTCATGCCCACGGTGCGCGCCCCGTTTCAGGACGGTCCCCTGGCCCTGGACGCTCCGGTTTCCGACTTCCAACCGGAGCTGACCCGCCTGGGATATCTGGACGTGACCTTGCCGCCCTTCCTTGCGGACCCCACAGGAAAAACCGACACCACCAAGGCACTGCAACGCGCCATCGACCATGCCCGGGATCACCAGCTGGTCTGCTTTTTCCCGTCGGGCATCTACCGTATTTCGGACACTCTGGAAGCCACCCAGCAATACTATCAGCGCAGCAACGGCCAGATCATGGGCGCGCGGTTCTTCCCCTGCGTTCTCCAGGGCAGCGCGGACGGTCCCAGACCTGTCATCGAGCTGGCGCCCTTTTCCCCGGGATTCGACCGGGCCGCGGATCCCAAACCCATGCTCCACTTCCGGGCGCGCAAACGCACCCGCCACGGGGTGGTACCCAACCAATTTTCCTCCAACATCAACTTCAACCAGATGTTGCGCGGCATCGACATACGCGTCGGCCGGGGCAACGGCGGAGCCATCGGCATCCAGCACGGCGGCGCCCAGGGTTCCGGCGTACAGGACTGCACCATCGACGTTCGCAACGGCTTCATCGGCATGCGGGAAGCCTCGGGCGCGGGAGGCGGACAATACGGCATCACCGTACTGGGAGGCAAAATCGGCCTGGACTTCGGCCTTTCCGAACCGGTTCCCACCCTGGTGGGAACACGGCTGATCGGCCAGGAACGGCACGCCCTGGTCTACTCCGGCATGAACACCCTGGTGGCGGCCGGCCTGGAAATCGAAAGCAACGCCCGTGGCCCGCTGATCCGTAGCAAGGCCGTGCGCTGGGGACCGCAGGCCGGTCCCATGAGCATCGTTGACGCGGCCATCCGCATGCCCAAAGGCGGCACCGCCATTGAAGCGGCCCGGCCATTGTATCTCAAGGATGTGACCATTGAAGGCGCCTCCGTGCCGGTATTGCATCCGGACGGCGTGGCCTTTCCCGAGGCCGCGGCCGGTCGGCTGACCATCCGGGAATACGCCCGAGGCGTGCTGCATCCTCCCTTCACCATGAAGGAGCGCGATATGGATCCGGCCACCAACCCCGTGGTGCGCCTGCAAAACCCGGTGTATCTGCCCACACTCGCCGCACTCCAAAACGAGACGCCGCAAGCGTCCCGCCAGAGCGTCCGGGACCGGATTGCCCTGCCCGCATCCCTGGCCGCCGAAGCCTATGCCCCGCCCCGGGACTACCGCGCACTGCTGGCCTCGCGCCAGGCCGAAATCCAGCCGCCCGTGCAACACAAGCAAGGTCCGGGACTGGTCTCGGGATCAGTCATGGACCGCGACCTGGTGGCCGAACACCTTTGGCCTCCCCGCGTTCCACCTCTTGAAATCCCCGGCATTGCCAACGTGTTGGACTACGGCGCCAAGGGCGACGGCCGCACCGACGACACCGCGGCCATCCAACAGGCCATCGACGAACACCCGGATGTTTTTCTGCCCAAAGGCTATTTCCGCCTCACCCGCCCTCTGCGCCTGCGCCCGGACACGCGCCTCCTGGGCGTATCCAAAAATCTTTCCTTTCTTTGTGTGACGGGCAACGAACCCGGCATCGTGAGCACCACCGGTCCCAAGGCCATGGTGGTGACCGCGGACGCCACCCAAACAAGCACGGAAATCGAAAACGTGGGATTCTACCTGCCTGTGGAAGCGGATCGCGTGGCGGCCCTGTCCTGGCGATGCGGCGGTCAGAGCCTGCTCAAGGATATCCTCATCTTCCACCATTCCCTCAAAGGCTTTGACGTAAACGTGAAACGCTTTCCGCAACGGGAGCAGCCCCTGCTCCTGGTGGAAGGACACGGCGGCGGAGCCATCTACAACTACTACCACGAAGACCACATCGGGCAGGGTCCGGGTTATCGACACCTGCTCGTGCGCGACACGCCCGGTCCGCTGCGCTTCTACCAACTGGACATCGAGCACGCCAAAGGCTCCTGGCAAAGCGAAATCCGCCACGCCGGAACCGTGGAAATTTACGGATTAAAAGGGGAAGGACACATGCCCGTGCTCCGGGCAGAAGACGTGCGAAAGCTGGCGCTCTACGGCACCGGAGGCAATGCCGCGGCCAAGCCCGGAACCGTGCTGCTCTCTTTTGAAAACGTGGACAGCCTGACCCTGGCCAACGTTAACTTCTGGCCCCGGCTCACAGCCAACGTGTTCCTGGGCAGCCGGGGCTACCATCCTAAGGATTGGTCTGTATTCCGGGACGTGGCGCCGGACGGCACCGTGCGGCAAAGCCCGCCCCAGGCCATGCCCACGCTCTATCGCCGTCCCTGA